Part of the Gemmatimonas sp. UBA7669 genome, TGCCGGGCGCATTCTGGCGGCGGCGTACGCCGGCAAGTCGGCCGGCTCCTGGACGCCGCCTCCCGGCCTCGTGCCGGTGGAACTCGATCGCAGCACCGGCCAACTGGCCACTGCCAACACGGCGCCGGCGCAGCGTTATACGGAGTGGTTCCTGCTTGGTACCGAACCCGGTGCGCAGGCCTGGCCGCTGAGTCTCTTCCGACTCGGGCCTATTGGTCACTAGCCGCATTCATTGACGAGTTGTTTTGTCGGGAATCTGTACCGTAACTGTACGGGGATCACGCAGGTAGAGAACCGGAATGGAATGGCCGGGGGGAGGTGTCGAGCTTTCGTCCCATGACACCTCCGACCTCTCGCCCCGCGCCTCGTTCAGGCTCCGCTTCGGCACAAGACGCCAGGCAATCCCGCGCCCGCGGCGGGACCGGCATTGTCATGATGAACCTCGGTGGACCGGCGACGCTCGACGATGTCGAACCGTTCCTCGTACGCCTCTTCCTGGACAAGGAGATCATCCAGCTCCCGTTTCAGGACGTCCTCGGCAAGTTCATCGCCACGCGTCGTGCTCCCAAGGTGCGCAAGCTGTACGAGGCCATTGGTGGTGGTTCGCCCATTCTGCGCTGGACGACCGCGCAGGGTGAGGCCATGTGCCGACGTCTCGACGAGATGTCGCCCGGGACGGCGCCGCATCGCTTCTACGTGGCATTTCGCTACACGCAGCCGTTTGCCGATGATGCGCTGCGCGCCATGCAGGCCGACGGCGTGGAGCGCGCCGTGGCCTTCACGCAGTATCCACAGTGGTCCTGCTCCACGACGGGTTCGAGTCTCAACGACCTGTGGCGTGCGGCCAAGCGGACGGGCCTCGAGGATGCCTTCACGTGGAGCATCATCGATCGCTGGGGTGAGCATCCGGGCTTCGTGTCGGCCATGGCGAGCACGGTGGAAGACGGCCTGGAGGCGTATCCCGAAGCGGAGCGTGACGATGTGCTGGTGATGTTCTCGGCGCACTCGCTGCCGCTGTCGGTGATCGATCGGGGCGATGCGTATCCAGCGGAAATCGCGGCGTCGGTCAGTCGGGTGGTGGAGACCATCGGGCTCAGGAATCCGTGGATGGTGACGTATCAGTCGGAGGTGGGCCCGGTGCGTTGGCTCGGTCCCAGCACGGAGACGGTCATCGAGCAGCTGGCGGCGCGTGGGCAGAGGAATCTGCTCGTGGTGCCCATTGCATTCACCAGCGATCACATCGAGACGCTGTCGGAGCTCGACATCGAGTACGCCACGCTCGCGCGTGAGCACGGGATGACGGGCTTTCATCGTGCGCCGGCGCTCAATGCGCGGCCCGAGTTTCTCGATGCGCTGGCCGACATCGTGCACGCGCATCTCACGTCGGGCGCGCCGTACAGCACGCAGTACCGCACGCGCTGCCCGGGTTGCGTGAACGCGGCCTGCCGCGGTGTGCCGTCCAAGGTCGTCTCGGCTGACAGCGTCTCCTGCGCAGCGGAAGCCGCCGAAGACGCTGAACGCGAGATGATCAACTCGATGACCTCGTCGGCCGCGTAACCCGTGTTCCTGCTGCCGTTTCATGTGGTGGGCTGCGCGCATGAGAGCACGCGCGCGGATGTGGTGGGGCAGTTGCGTCCCGACCCGCTGCGTCAGCGTGCGCTGCTGCGCGAGCTGGCCGCACAGGGTGTAGAGGCCGTGCTGCTGGCCACCTGCCACCGCAGCGAGTTGTACTGGTGGGGCGACCATGATCTCGAGCCGTGGTTCGAGACGAACATCGTCGGTGCACATCGCCATGCGGTCAACGTGTCGCGGCACGACGCCGACCTCGCCGTGCGTCACCTGTTTGGTGTAGCGGCCGGCATGCACTCGGTGCGCTTTGGTGAGCCGGAAATTCTGGGTCAGGTGCGTCAGGCCTGGCTGACCGCGCGTGACGCTGGGGCCGTGCGCGGTGAATTGGACAGCGTTTTCCGCCATGCGGTTGACGCGGCGCGCCACATCCGCGCGGCCATTGGCGACGAGGTGGATGGCACGCTGGGTGATCGCGTGGTGGCGCGCCTGGCGTCATTCGTGGAGCGCGAAGCTGCACGCAGTGGTGGACCACTCCCGGTAGTGGTGGTGGGATCGGGCGATGCGGCGCGTGGTGTGCTGGACGCCATGGCCCGGGCCGTGCTGCCGGTGCAGGTCGGCGTCACCAATCGCACGATGTCGCGCGCGGAAACGGTGGCCATTGCGCATGGCGCCGAGGTGATTGCCTGGGAGCAGCGTGAGCAGGCCATGGCGGAGGCGCGTGTGGTGATCTTTGCCATCCATGCCTCCACGCCGTTGCTGCGGGGTGAGGCGCTTGCCGTGCTGAGTGCTGCAGGGCCGGCGCGTTTGTGGGTGGATCTCGGGGTGCCGGGTGCGGTGGATCCCGCCGTGTCGGCCACGCCGTCGGCACGCGACGCGTGGGCGGCGGGCGGGCTCGACTTCGTCACGTTGGACGAGTTGTCGCAGGATGTGGGGCCGGAGCGCCGGGCGCAGCGCAGTCGCAAGGCCACCTGGGCGCTGCAACTGGAGCTGGCGCGATTTGCGCGGGCCACGCATCGGCATGCGCTGGGGGCGCGGCTTGGAGCGCTCGAAGCGCAGGCGGTGGCCGTGGCTACGTCGCAGACGGAGGCCAGCCGGGATGAAGTGGCGCGGAGGGTGACGCGGTTGGTGTTGAGGGAATTGACGAGGCAGTGAGAGGGCGGGCGCTCGATAACTGCGGCCGCTCGATCCACCGTTCTGGGCCGTGAGCTATGAGTTCTGGGTGAGAGTGGTGTTGGCCGCAACACCACGCAATCCGGAAGTTGCGGATCGCGAGATCCCGCCCTTGCACCACTCACACTCAAACCCCATCACACAGATCCCAGAA contains:
- the hemH gene encoding ferrochelatase, coding for MMNLGGPATLDDVEPFLVRLFLDKEIIQLPFQDVLGKFIATRRAPKVRKLYEAIGGGSPILRWTTAQGEAMCRRLDEMSPGTAPHRFYVAFRYTQPFADDALRAMQADGVERAVAFTQYPQWSCSTTGSSLNDLWRAAKRTGLEDAFTWSIIDRWGEHPGFVSAMASTVEDGLEAYPEAERDDVLVMFSAHSLPLSVIDRGDAYPAEIAASVSRVVETIGLRNPWMVTYQSEVGPVRWLGPSTETVIEQLAARGQRNLLVVPIAFTSDHIETLSELDIEYATLAREHGMTGFHRAPALNARPEFLDALADIVHAHLTSGAPYSTQYRTRCPGCVNAACRGVPSKVVSADSVSCAAEAAEDAEREMINSMTSSAA